One genomic region from Campylobacter concisus encodes:
- a CDS encoding peptidylprolyl isomerase, translating to MKKLLFLAAGMLSALNLYSAQMINGIAAIVENEPITLYEVYSLKEQLRASEQDALNLLIRDRLEDAQIKNLNISVTPFELNDRIESIAKQNGMTNSQFRSSIQAQGMDFLEFKNNIEKKMLQEKLYKSILAEAGKNVNEQKAKMYFDANPDKFKVFSTARVVVYRAKDPELLEAQKTSPKLLDGVQTQEVSLDYQSIDPRLAAIISSTNNGDYTQPLQGPDSFDMFLVKEKIGSYTPSFADVKDNVINELYQGEQEKLMADYFDKLRAKAKIQILR from the coding sequence ATGAAAAAATTGCTCTTTTTGGCTGCTGGCATGCTAAGTGCTTTAAATTTATATTCGGCTCAGATGATAAACGGTATCGCAGCTATTGTAGAGAACGAACCAATCACGCTTTATGAAGTTTATAGCTTAAAAGAGCAGCTAAGAGCTAGTGAACAAGATGCCTTAAATTTACTCATAAGAGATAGGCTCGAAGATGCTCAGATAAAAAATTTAAACATTAGCGTAACGCCATTTGAGCTAAACGATAGAATCGAATCAATCGCAAAGCAAAATGGCATGACAAATTCGCAGTTTAGAAGCTCTATCCAAGCTCAAGGCATGGACTTTTTGGAGTTTAAAAACAACATAGAAAAAAAGATGCTTCAAGAAAAGCTTTATAAAAGTATCTTGGCTGAAGCTGGCAAAAATGTAAATGAGCAAAAAGCAAAGATGTATTTTGATGCTAATCCTGATAAATTTAAGGTCTTTAGCACCGCTAGAGTCGTAGTTTATAGAGCAAAAGATCCTGAGCTACTTGAGGCTCAAAAGACAAGTCCGAAGCTACTAGACGGCGTGCAAACACAAGAGGTTAGTTTGGACTATCAAAGCATAGATCCAAGGCTTGCTGCGATCATCTCAAGCACAAATAACGGTGACTACACACAGCCTTTGCAAGGGCCTGACAGCTTTGATATGTTTTTAGTAAAAGAGAAGATCGGCTCATACACACCAAGCTTTGCAGACGTTAAGGATAATGTTATAAATGAGCTTTATCAAGGTGAGCAAGAAAAACTTATGGCTGATTATTTTGATAAACTCCGCGCAAAAGCAAAGATTCAAATTCTAAGATAA
- a CDS encoding TonB-dependent receptor: MAKELNLKWVFGYRKASQNFDHYFSGTIMPGNRLKQNYAKQQTDNDTLSNSITLTKDLEFTRFKHNLTFGYDNSVETRHPRLWYDKDKSVTINPYASRSSWGSVGYMPLTTDNKHKAINNGVFLEDLISLDDKYRLLLGSRFDFYKFKTRNIADMTNSYKGHSFSPRVGLLWDFLPEHTAYASYSKSFAPYGGRGNIGISTDNTSMLDLKPQNNEQYEIGLKSTWADNKFSSNLAIFQIEHNNIRYRPDPTNDPYTWAQRGKERSRGIELNILGQIYENLYLRSSLGYMRAIIVNDKSNPLNEKLSLNNTTNWQGNVFLRYAKNDKWYVESGVTGYSKRYSYQVNKTSVTDQHLPGFVRLDASAGYNFNEHAQITLAINNILNKKYWRSDSRPGDERSFMINMHYTF; encoded by the coding sequence CTGGCAAAAGAGCTAAATTTAAAATGGGTTTTTGGATACAGAAAAGCTAGTCAAAATTTTGATCATTATTTTAGTGGTACCATCATGCCTGGAAATAGACTAAAGCAAAACTATGCTAAACAACAAACTGATAATGACACACTCTCAAATTCTATAACACTTACAAAAGATCTTGAATTTACAAGATTTAAGCATAATCTTACTTTTGGATACGACAACAGCGTAGAAACTCGTCATCCAAGGCTTTGGTACGATAAAGACAAAAGTGTGACCATAAATCCATACGCATCAAGATCAAGTTGGGGTAGTGTGGGTTACATGCCGCTTACGACCGACAACAAACACAAAGCTATAAATAATGGAGTATTTTTAGAAGATCTAATAAGCTTAGATGACAAATATAGGCTACTTCTTGGCAGTAGGTTTGACTTTTATAAGTTTAAAACAAGAAATATTGCAGATATGACAAATAGCTACAAAGGGCACTCTTTTAGTCCAAGAGTAGGCTTACTGTGGGACTTTTTGCCAGAACATACCGCATACGCCTCATACTCAAAGAGCTTTGCACCTTATGGTGGTCGTGGAAATATAGGTATAAGTACAGACAATACGTCAATGCTTGATCTAAAACCACAAAATAACGAGCAATACGAGATCGGCTTAAAAAGCACATGGGCTGATAATAAATTTAGCTCAAACCTAGCGATATTTCAGATCGAGCATAATAATATAAGATATAGACCAGATCCTACAAATGATCCATATACTTGGGCGCAGCGTGGTAAAGAGCGAAGTCGTGGTATAGAGCTAAATATCTTGGGTCAAATTTATGAAAATTTATATCTTAGAAGCTCACTTGGATACATGAGAGCCATCATCGTAAATGATAAGTCAAATCCATTAAATGAAAAACTTAGTCTAAACAATACAACTAACTGGCAGGGCAATGTTTTTTTAAGATATGCTAAAAATGATAAATGGTATGTCGAAAGTGGCGTAACCGGGTACTCTAAAAGATATAGTTACCAAGTAAATAAAACAAGCGTAACCGATCAACACTTGCCCGGCTTTGTAAGGCTTGATGCAAGTGCTGGATATAACTTTAATGAACACGCTCAAATAACACTGGCAATAAATAATATCTTAAATAAAAAATACTGGCGTTCAGACTCAAGACCTGGTGATGAGAGATCGTTCATGATAAATATGCATTATACGTTTTAA